A genomic region of Streptomyces sp. R33 contains the following coding sequences:
- the rplP gene encoding 50S ribosomal protein L16: protein MLIPRRVKHRKQHHPKRRGMAKGGTEVSFGEYGIQALTPAYVTNRQIEAARIAMTRHIKRGGKVWINIYPDRPLTKKPAETRMGSGKGSPEWWIANVHPGRVMFELSYPNEKIAREALTRAAHKLPMKCRIVRREAGES, encoded by the coding sequence ATGCTGATCCCTCGTAGGGTCAAGCACCGCAAGCAGCACCACCCGAAGCGCCGCGGTATGGCCAAGGGCGGTACTGAGGTCTCGTTCGGCGAGTACGGCATCCAGGCGCTCACCCCCGCCTACGTGACGAACCGCCAGATCGAGGCGGCTCGTATCGCGATGACCCGCCACATCAAGCGTGGCGGCAAGGTCTGGATCAACATCTACCCGGACCGTCCGCTGACGAAGAAGCCGGCCGAGACCCGCATGGGTTCCGGTAAGGGTTCTCCCGAGTGGTGGATCGCGAACGTGCACCCGGGCCGGGTCATGTTCGAGCTGTCCTACCCGAACGAGAAGATTGCTCGTGAGGCGCTCACCCGCGCTGCTCACAAGCTTCCGATGAAGTGCCGGATTGTTCGGCGCGAGGCAGGTGAGTCGTGA
- the rpsC gene encoding 30S ribosomal protein S3, with translation MGQKVNPHGFRLGITTDFKSRWYADKLYKDYVKEDVAIRRMMTSGMERAGISKVEIERTRDRVRVDIHTARPGIVIGRRGAEADRIRGDLEKLTGKQVQLNILEVKNPELDAQLVAQAVAEQLSSRVSFRRAMRKSMQGTMKAGAKGIKIQCGGRLGGAEMSRSEFYREGRVPLHTLRANVDYGFFEAKTTFGRIGVKVWIYKGDVKNIAEVRAENAAARAGNRPARGAGAGDRPAGRGGRGGERGGRGGRKPQQAAGAEAPKADAPAAAPAESTGTEA, from the coding sequence ATGGGCCAGAAGGTAAACCCGCACGGGTTCCGGCTCGGCATCACCACCGACTTCAAGTCGCGTTGGTACGCCGACAAGCTGTACAAGGACTACGTCAAGGAAGACGTCGCCATCCGTCGGATGATGACGTCCGGCATGGAGCGCGCCGGCATCTCGAAGGTTGAGATCGAGCGCACCCGTGACCGCGTGCGTGTGGACATCCACACCGCTCGTCCGGGCATCGTCATCGGCCGCCGTGGCGCCGAGGCCGACCGCATCCGCGGTGACCTCGAGAAGCTCACGGGCAAGCAGGTCCAGCTGAACATCCTCGAGGTCAAGAACCCCGAGCTCGACGCTCAGCTGGTTGCCCAGGCCGTTGCCGAGCAGCTCTCCTCCCGCGTCTCCTTCCGTCGTGCCATGCGCAAGAGCATGCAGGGCACGATGAAGGCCGGCGCCAAGGGCATCAAGATCCAGTGTGGCGGCCGTCTCGGCGGCGCCGAGATGTCCCGCTCCGAGTTCTACCGCGAGGGTCGTGTGCCGCTGCACACGCTGCGCGCGAACGTGGACTACGGCTTCTTCGAGGCCAAGACCACCTTCGGCCGTATCGGTGTGAAGGTCTGGATCTACAAGGGCGACGTCAAGAACATCGCCGAGGTTCGCGCCGAGAACGCTGCGGCCCGTGCGGGTAACCGCCCGGCCCGTGGTGCAGGCGCTGGCGACCGTCCCGCCGGCCGTGGTGGCCGTGGTGGCGAGCGCGGCGGCCGTGGTGGCCGCAAGCCGCAGCAGGCTGCTGGTGCCGAGGCCCCCAAGGCCGACGCTCCCGCCGCCGCTCCGGCCGAGAGCACCGGAACGGAGGCCTGA
- the rplV gene encoding 50S ribosomal protein L22: MEARAQARYIRVTPMKARRVVDLIRGMDATEAQAVLRFAPQAASVPVGKVLDSAIANAAHNYNHPDASTLVISEAYVDEGPTLKRFRPRAQGRAYRIRKRTSHITVVVSSKEGSR; the protein is encoded by the coding sequence ATGGAAGCCAGGGCCCAGGCGCGGTACATCCGCGTCACGCCCATGAAGGCCCGCCGCGTGGTGGACCTTATCCGTGGCATGGATGCCACGGAGGCTCAGGCGGTCCTGCGTTTCGCCCCGCAGGCCGCGAGCGTGCCGGTCGGCAAGGTGCTGGACAGCGCCATTGCCAACGCCGCACACAACTACAACCACCCGGACGCCTCCACGCTGGTCATCAGCGAGGCGTACGTGGACGAGGGCCCGACCCTGAAGCGGTTCCGTCCGCGTGCCCAGGGCCGTGCCTACCGGATCCGCAAGCGGACCAGCCACATCACCGTGGTCGTCAGCAGCAAGGAAGGTTCCCGGTAA
- the rpsS gene encoding 30S ribosomal protein S19 has protein sequence MPRSLKKGPFVDGHLVKKVDAQNEAGTKNVIKTWSRRSMIIPAMLGHTIAVHNGKTHVPVFVTESMVGHKLGEFSPTRTFRGHVKDDRKSKRR, from the coding sequence ATGCCGCGCAGTCTCAAGAAGGGACCCTTCGTCGACGGACACCTCGTGAAGAAGGTGGACGCTCAGAACGAAGCTGGTACCAAGAACGTCATCAAGACCTGGTCCCGTCGCTCGATGATCATCCCGGCCATGCTGGGTCACACCATCGCGGTGCACAACGGCAAGACCCACGTCCCGGTGTTCGTCACCGAGTCGATGGTCGGCCACAAGCTCGGCGAGTTCTCGCCGACTCGCACCTTCCGCGGCCACGTCAAGGACGACCGGAAGTCGAAGCGCCGCTAA
- the rplB gene encoding 50S ribosomal protein L2: MGIRKYKPTTPGRRGSSVADFVEITRSTPEKSLVRPLHSKGGRNNTGRITVRHQGGGHKRAYRVIDFRRHDKDGVPAKVAHIEYDPNRTARIALLHYADGEKRYIIAPRGLSQGDRIENGPTADIKPGNNLALRNIPVGTTIHAIELRPGGGAKFARSAGASVQLLAKEGTMAHLRMPSGEIRLVDARCRATVGEVGNAEQSNINWGKAGRMRWKGVRPSVRGVAMNPVDHPHGGGEGKTSGGRHPVSPWGQKEGRTRSPKKASSKYIVRRRKTNKKR; this comes from the coding sequence ATGGGTATCCGCAAGTACAAGCCGACGACCCCGGGCCGTCGTGGCTCCAGCGTCGCCGACTTTGTCGAGATCACGCGGTCCACGCCGGAGAAGTCGCTGGTTCGCCCGCTGCACAGCAAGGGCGGCCGTAACAACACCGGTCGGATCACCGTTCGCCACCAGGGTGGTGGACACAAGCGCGCCTACCGCGTGATCGACTTCCGTCGTCACGACAAGGACGGCGTGCCGGCCAAGGTCGCGCACATCGAGTACGACCCCAACCGCACTGCGCGCATCGCGCTCCTGCACTACGCGGACGGCGAGAAGCGCTACATCATCGCTCCTCGCGGTCTGAGCCAGGGCGACCGGATTGAGAACGGCCCCACGGCCGACATCAAGCCGGGCAACAACCTGGCCCTCCGCAACATCCCGGTCGGTACCACGATCCACGCGATCGAGCTCCGTCCCGGTGGTGGCGCCAAGTTCGCCCGTTCCGCGGGTGCCTCCGTGCAGCTGCTGGCGAAGGAGGGCACGATGGCCCACCTTCGTATGCCGTCCGGTGAGATCCGCCTGGTCGACGCGCGCTGCCGCGCGACGGTCGGCGAGGTCGGCAACGCCGAGCAGTCGAACATCAACTGGGGCAAGGCCGGCCGCATGCGCTGGAAGGGCGTCCGCCCCTCCGTCCGCGGTGTCGCGATGAACCCGGTTGACCACCCGCACGGTGGTGGTGAGGGCAAGACCAGCGGTGGTCGTCACCCGGTCTCCCCGTGGGGTCAGAAGGAGGGTCGTACTCGCTCGCCGAAGAAGGCTTCGAGCAAGTACATCGTCCGCCGCCGCAAGACGAACAAGAAGCGCTAG
- the rplW gene encoding 50S ribosomal protein L23 — translation MSEATVTSKTFTDPRDLLIKPVVSEKSYALLDENKYTFIVAPGANKTQIKQAVEAVFSVKVTGVNTINRQGKRKRTKTGFGKRADTKRAIVTLAEGDRIDIFGGQAS, via the coding sequence ATGTCTGAGGCGACCGTTACCAGCAAGACCTTCACTGACCCGCGCGACCTGCTGATCAAGCCGGTTGTCTCGGAGAAGAGCTACGCGCTGCTGGACGAGAACAAGTACACGTTCATCGTCGCGCCCGGCGCCAACAAGACCCAGATCAAGCAGGCCGTCGAGGCGGTCTTCTCGGTCAAGGTCACCGGGGTCAACACGATCAACCGTCAGGGTAAGCGCAAGCGCACCAAGACCGGTTTCGGCAAGCGCGCTGACACCAAGCGCGCCATCGTGACCCTCGCTGAGGGCGACCGTATCGACATCTTCGGCGGCCAGGCCTCCTAA
- the rplD gene encoding 50S ribosomal protein L4: MSTIDILSPAGDKAGTVELPAEIFDAKTSVPLIHQVVVAQLAAARQGTHKTKTRGEVRGGGRKPYRQKGTGRARQGSTRAPQFAGGGVVHGPQPRDYSQRTPKKMKVAALRGALSDRARHSRIHVVTGVVEGAVSTKAAKTLFGKISERKNLLLVVERADEAAWLSARNLPQVHILEPGQLNTYDVIVSDDVVFTQAALESFVSGPKADETEGSDA; encoded by the coding sequence ATGAGCACCATTGACATCCTTTCGCCGGCAGGCGACAAGGCCGGTACCGTCGAGCTCCCCGCGGAGATCTTCGACGCGAAGACCAGCGTTCCGCTGATCCACCAGGTCGTCGTCGCACAGCTGGCTGCTGCCCGTCAGGGCACGCACAAGACGAAGACCCGTGGCGAAGTCCGTGGTGGTGGCCGCAAGCCGTACCGCCAGAAGGGCACCGGCCGCGCCCGTCAGGGTTCGACCCGCGCTCCGCAGTTCGCCGGCGGTGGCGTCGTCCACGGCCCGCAGCCGCGTGACTACTCGCAGCGGACCCCCAAGAAGATGAAGGTCGCCGCCCTCCGCGGTGCCCTCTCGGACCGTGCGCGTCACTCCCGCATCCACGTCGTCACCGGCGTGGTCGAGGGTGCCGTCTCCACGAAGGCCGCCAAGACGCTGTTCGGCAAGATCTCGGAGCGCAAGAACCTGCTCCTGGTCGTCGAGCGTGCCGACGAGGCCGCGTGGCTGTCCGCCCGCAACCTGCCCCAGGTTCACATCCTGGAGCCGGGCCAGCTGAACACGTACGACGTGATCGTCTCTGACGACGTGGTCTTCACCCAGGCCGCGCTCGAGTCCTTCGTGTCTGGCCCCAAGGCCGATGAGACCGAAGGGAGCGACGCCTGA
- the rplC gene encoding 50S ribosomal protein L3 — MAKQIKGVLGEKLGMTQVWDENNRVVPVTVVKAGPCVVTQVRTNDIDGYESVQIAFGEIDPRKVNKPLKGHFAKADVTPRRHLVELRTSDASEYTLGQEITAQVFESGVKVDVTGNSKGKGFAGVMKRHNFRGLGAGHGVQRKHRSPGSIGGCATPGRVFKGMRMAGRMGNERVTTQNLTIHAVDAEKGLLLIKGAVPGPNGGLVLVRTAAKGA; from the coding sequence ATGGCAAAGCAGATCAAGGGCGTCCTGGGCGAGAAGCTCGGCATGACCCAGGTCTGGGACGAGAACAACCGTGTCGTCCCGGTGACCGTCGTCAAGGCCGGGCCCTGCGTCGTTACCCAGGTCCGTACGAACGACATCGACGGCTACGAGTCGGTCCAGATCGCCTTCGGCGAGATCGACCCGCGCAAGGTGAACAAGCCCCTCAAGGGCCACTTCGCCAAGGCCGACGTGACCCCGCGCCGCCACCTGGTGGAGCTCCGCACCTCCGACGCCAGCGAGTACACGCTCGGCCAGGAGATCACCGCCCAGGTGTTCGAGTCCGGCGTCAAGGTTGACGTCACGGGCAACAGCAAGGGCAAGGGCTTCGCCGGTGTCATGAAGCGGCACAACTTCCGGGGCCTCGGCGCCGGTCACGGTGTGCAGCGCAAGCACCGCTCCCCCGGTTCGATCGGTGGCTGCGCCACCCCTGGGCGTGTCTTCAAGGGCATGCGCATGGCTGGTCGTATGGGCAACGAGCGCGTCACCACCCAGAACCTGACCATCCACGCGGTAGACGCGGAGAAGGGTCTGCTCCTCATCAAGGGCGCAGTCCCCGGTCCGAACGGCGGCCTCGTCCTGGTCCGTACCGCGGCCAAGGGGGCTTGA
- the rpsJ gene encoding 30S ribosomal protein S10 gives MAGQKIRIRLKAYDHEVIDSSAKKIVETVTRTGASVAGPVPLPTEKNVYCVIKSPHKYKDSREHFEMRTHKRLIDILDPTPKTVDSLMRLDLPAGVDIEIKL, from the coding sequence ATGGCGGGACAGAAGATCCGCATCCGGCTCAAGGCCTACGACCACGAGGTCATCGACTCCTCGGCGAAGAAGATCGTCGAGACGGTGACCCGCACTGGTGCGTCGGTCGCAGGCCCGGTGCCGCTGCCCACTGAGAAGAACGTGTACTGCGTCATCAAGTCGCCGCACAAGTACAAGGACTCGCGCGAGCACTTCGAGATGCGCACGCACAAGCGCCTGATCGACATCCTCGACCCGACGCCCAAGACCGTTGACTCGCTGATGCGCCTGGACCTTCCGGCCGGCGTTGACATCGAGATCAAGCTCTGA
- a CDS encoding peptidoglycan recognition protein, giving the protein MRGTALAAAIGAAAVLGIQGWAGGAELGSDGNGEAKAYSAGAKETGPVEGEVHKLPLKPKGSGEAVLSQQGTEPFGLLGVSWTDPKAEVKGTIEARARDAKTGKWSHWIALDPVKAGMDGVRPGAHGSTEPVWVGASDGAEVRISGGGALPAGLELNLVDPGGANSPAKKSGGQKKNGAQKSGSLNAGPAAFAAPAAVTADPPTTPPSVPGPVSTAPAPNVVSRVAWGADETMNNEGPIYLPGGKVKAVFVHHTADAQPYDCSQSAAIVRGIHTYHVKTNGWRDLGYNFLVDKCGTVFEGRQGGTDQPVLGAHTYGWNNESAGIAVLGDYNAEGASAAAQDAISRIAAYKLGQYDGDMNGTTTLTAGATQTNFFGTAFEVGKPYTFKSLSGHRDGFNTECPGNQLYGQLGALRTSGPAAQLKVATVNGVPVQPGVDAKSDGVLSVGWSTSTASDRIGSFEVLVDGASAATASGTARTAITTVTEGTHQVQVKATAVNGKTSTTLPVTVVAEVKPAKFTAVTPKRLMDTRSGLGVPQAKVGAGGVVTLPVAGTNGIPAAGVTAVVLNVTATNPTEPSFVSVYPSGTTRSSASNLNFTPGQTIPNLVVVPVVDGKVSFFNNQGTVDLIADITGYFTSAGDGATHTNIGPKRLMDTRAGLGVPQAKVAAGGVVTLPVAGTNGIPATGVTAVVLNVTATNPTQPSFVSVYPSGTTRSSASNLNFTPGQTIPNLVVVPVVDGKVSFFNNQGTVDLIADITGYFTSAGDGATHTNIGPKRLMDTRAGLGVPQAKVAAGGVVTLPVAGTNGIPATGVTAVVLNVTATNPTEPSFVSVYPSGTTRSSASNLNFTPGQTIPNLVVVPVVDGKVSFFNNQGTVDLIADITGYFSK; this is encoded by the coding sequence GTGCGGGGAACCGCGCTGGCGGCCGCGATCGGTGCCGCCGCCGTCCTGGGCATCCAGGGATGGGCCGGCGGAGCCGAACTGGGCTCGGACGGCAACGGCGAGGCGAAGGCGTACAGCGCCGGCGCCAAGGAGACCGGACCGGTCGAGGGCGAGGTGCACAAGCTCCCGCTCAAGCCCAAGGGCAGCGGTGAAGCCGTGCTCTCGCAGCAGGGCACCGAGCCCTTCGGCCTGCTGGGCGTGTCCTGGACGGACCCCAAGGCCGAGGTGAAGGGCACCATCGAGGCCCGCGCCCGTGACGCGAAGACCGGCAAGTGGTCGCACTGGATCGCCCTCGACCCGGTGAAGGCCGGGATGGACGGCGTACGCCCCGGCGCGCACGGCTCGACGGAGCCCGTCTGGGTCGGCGCCTCCGACGGCGCTGAGGTACGGATCAGCGGCGGCGGTGCGCTGCCCGCGGGCCTGGAGCTGAACCTGGTGGACCCGGGCGGCGCCAACAGCCCGGCGAAGAAGAGCGGCGGGCAGAAGAAGAACGGCGCCCAGAAGAGCGGCTCCCTGAACGCCGGCCCGGCCGCGTTCGCCGCGCCGGCGGCCGTGACGGCTGACCCGCCCACCACTCCGCCGTCGGTCCCCGGTCCCGTCTCCACGGCACCGGCGCCGAACGTGGTCTCCCGCGTGGCGTGGGGCGCCGACGAGACGATGAACAACGAGGGCCCGATCTACCTGCCCGGCGGGAAGGTCAAGGCGGTCTTCGTCCACCACACCGCCGACGCCCAGCCGTACGACTGCTCGCAGTCCGCGGCGATCGTCCGTGGCATCCACACCTACCACGTGAAGACCAACGGGTGGCGGGACCTCGGCTACAACTTCCTCGTCGACAAGTGCGGCACGGTCTTCGAGGGCCGCCAGGGCGGTACCGACCAGCCCGTCCTCGGTGCGCACACGTACGGCTGGAACAACGAGTCGGCGGGCATCGCCGTCCTCGGTGACTACAACGCCGAGGGCGCCTCCGCCGCCGCCCAGGACGCCATCTCCAGGATCGCGGCCTACAAGCTCGGCCAGTACGACGGCGACATGAACGGCACGACGACGCTGACCGCGGGTGCCACGCAGACCAACTTCTTCGGCACCGCCTTCGAGGTCGGCAAGCCGTACACGTTCAAGTCGCTCTCGGGGCACCGGGACGGCTTCAACACCGAGTGCCCGGGCAACCAGCTCTACGGGCAGCTCGGCGCGCTCCGCACCTCCGGCCCCGCGGCGCAGCTGAAGGTGGCCACCGTCAACGGTGTGCCGGTGCAGCCGGGCGTCGACGCGAAGTCCGACGGCGTCCTGTCCGTCGGCTGGTCGACCAGCACGGCGAGTGACCGCATCGGTTCGTTCGAGGTCCTGGTCGACGGGGCTTCGGCGGCGACCGCCTCCGGCACGGCCCGGACGGCGATCACGACGGTGACCGAGGGCACGCACCAGGTCCAGGTCAAGGCGACCGCGGTCAACGGCAAGACCTCCACCACCCTCCCCGTGACGGTCGTGGCCGAGGTGAAGCCCGCGAAGTTCACCGCGGTCACGCCGAAGCGTCTGATGGACACGCGGTCGGGTCTGGGCGTGCCGCAGGCCAAGGTCGGCGCGGGCGGCGTGGTGACGCTGCCGGTGGCCGGTACGAACGGGATTCCCGCGGCCGGTGTGACCGCCGTGGTCCTGAACGTGACGGCGACGAACCCGACGGAGCCGAGCTTCGTGTCGGTGTACCCGAGCGGTACGACGCGCTCGAGTGCCTCGAACCTGAACTTCACTCCCGGCCAGACGATCCCCAACCTGGTGGTCGTCCCCGTGGTGGACGGGAAGGTCAGCTTCTTCAACAACCAGGGCACCGTGGACCTGATCGCGGACATCACGGGCTACTTCACGTCGGCCGGTGACGGCGCCACGCACACCAACATCGGTCCGAAGCGCCTGATGGACACCCGCGCGGGTCTGGGCGTGCCGCAGGCCAAGGTCGCCGCGGGCGGTGTCGTGACGCTGCCGGTGGCCGGTACCAACGGCATCCCGGCGACGGGCGTGACCGCGGTCGTGCTGAACGTGACGGCGACCAACCCGACGCAGCCGAGCTTCGTGTCGGTGTACCCCAGTGGCACGACGCGCTCGAGTGCCTCGAACCTGAACTTCACTCCCGGCCAGACGATCCCCAACCTGGTGGTCGTCCCGGTGGTGGACGGGAAGGTCAGCTTCTTCAACAACCAGGGCACCGTGGACCTGATCGCGGACATCACGGGCTACTTCACGTCGGCCGGTGACGGCGCCACGCACACCAACATCGGTCCGAAGCGCCTGATGGACACCCGCGCGGGTCTGGGCGTGCCGCAGGCCAAGGTCGCCGCGGGCGGCGTGGTGACGCTGCCGGTGGCCGGTACCAACGGCATCCCGGCGACGGGTGTGACCGCCGTGGTCCTGAACGTGACGGCGACGAACCCGACGGAGCCGAGCTTCGTGTCCGTCTACCCGAGCGGTACGACCCGCTCGAGTGCCTCGAACCTGAACTTCACTCCCGGCCAGACGATCCCCAACCTGGTGGTCGTCCCCGTGGTGGACGGGAAGGTCAGCTTCTTCAACAACCAGGGCACCGTGGATCTGATCGCGGACATCACGGGCTACTTCAGCAAGTAG
- a CDS encoding glycosyltransferase family 2 protein, whose translation MTFDFMLPYYGDVQLMQDAVRSVLAQTDPDFRLVVIDDGKEPDVPGWFEALGDERVHYTRNEQNLGITKNFQKCVRLSEADYVVIMGCDDLLHPHYLETVRGLIAANPGIGMVQPGVEVIDGDGQLTSGLADQTKRRLYAPQVKGRRLMGGEELATSVLRGNWLYFPSISWRGEALRGVNFRDEYSVIQDLALVVDLLELGEQMLIDETTTVFQYRRHAVSESSVQAFSGTRFAEAERYFSAVAARMDARGWPKAARAARFHSASRFHAITMLPGALLRGHREGVRTLAKHAFTAGQRAD comes from the coding sequence GTGACCTTCGACTTCATGCTCCCCTACTACGGGGACGTGCAGCTGATGCAGGACGCCGTCCGCAGCGTCCTGGCCCAGACGGACCCGGACTTCCGCCTCGTCGTCATCGACGACGGCAAGGAGCCGGACGTACCGGGCTGGTTCGAGGCTCTCGGCGACGAGCGGGTGCACTACACCCGCAACGAGCAGAACCTCGGCATCACGAAGAACTTCCAGAAGTGCGTCCGGCTCTCCGAGGCCGACTACGTCGTCATCATGGGCTGCGACGACCTGCTCCACCCGCACTACCTGGAGACCGTCCGCGGACTCATAGCGGCCAACCCGGGCATCGGCATGGTCCAGCCGGGCGTCGAGGTGATCGACGGCGACGGGCAGCTGACGTCCGGGCTGGCCGACCAGACCAAGCGGCGGCTGTACGCCCCGCAGGTCAAGGGCCGACGCCTGATGGGCGGCGAGGAGCTCGCCACCAGCGTGCTGCGCGGGAACTGGCTGTACTTCCCGTCGATCAGCTGGCGCGGCGAGGCCCTGCGCGGGGTCAACTTCCGCGACGAGTACTCGGTGATCCAGGACCTGGCCCTGGTGGTCGACCTCCTCGAGCTCGGCGAGCAGATGCTGATCGACGAGACCACCACGGTCTTCCAGTACCGCCGCCACGCGGTCAGCGAGTCGTCCGTGCAGGCGTTCTCCGGCACCCGCTTCGCCGAGGCCGAGCGGTACTTCTCCGCCGTCGCGGCCCGGATGGACGCCCGCGGCTGGCCCAAGGCCGCACGCGCGGCCCGCTTCCACAGCGCCTCCCGGTTCCACGCCATCACCATGCTCCCCGGCGCCCTGCTCCGCGGACACCGCGAGGGCGTCCGTACGCTCGCGAAGCACGCCTTCACCGCCGGTCAGCGCGCCGACTGA
- a CDS encoding DUF2304 domain-containing protein: MKYFWIQLLLIAGSVSMALMFIRTWGQAKNRAWKRIAFSLFVVVNVYAVLRPTDVTWVAHQLGVGRGTDLVLYVMVLAMGFLTLNTFLRFRSLEKKLTDLARTVALSEGARHNDARLGSPAANVTAVVTEAGAEPEPEPADSDTVKA, from the coding sequence ATGAAGTACTTCTGGATCCAGCTGCTGCTCATCGCGGGCTCGGTGTCGATGGCACTGATGTTCATACGGACGTGGGGCCAGGCGAAGAACCGCGCCTGGAAGCGCATCGCGTTCTCGCTGTTCGTCGTCGTCAACGTGTACGCCGTGCTCCGCCCCACGGACGTCACCTGGGTGGCGCACCAGCTCGGCGTCGGCCGCGGCACCGACCTCGTGCTGTACGTGATGGTGCTGGCGATGGGCTTCCTGACCCTCAACACCTTCCTGCGCTTCCGCTCGTTGGAGAAGAAGCTCACCGACCTGGCCCGGACGGTGGCCCTGAGCGAGGGCGCACGGCACAACGACGCGCGCCTCGGCTCGCCCGCCGCCAACGTCACCGCCGTCGTGACCGAGGCCGGCGCCGAGCCGGAGCCCGAGCCCGCCGACTCCGACACCGTGAAGGCCTGA
- a CDS encoding glycosyltransferase family 2 protein, with amino-acid sequence MSQYDDVWLVIPAYNEGQVIADVVEGARATFPNIVVVDDGSSDNSAEHIATTGAHLVRHPVNLGQGAALQTGLKYALTQPGARYFATFDADGQHQTHDVEKMVRVLRDDEADVVLGSRFIEQNGQVPWIKRVVLRTAASVSPTARKLKLTDSHNGLRVLSRKAAEQLNITMNGMAHASEIVGFLAGSGLRVTEVPVDILYTEYSRAKGQSLINGVNIIFDITMRERSR; translated from the coding sequence GTGTCCCAATACGACGATGTCTGGCTGGTCATACCGGCCTATAACGAGGGCCAGGTGATCGCCGATGTGGTCGAGGGAGCGCGTGCGACCTTCCCGAACATAGTCGTCGTCGACGACGGCAGCTCCGACAACTCGGCCGAGCACATCGCGACGACCGGCGCCCACCTGGTGCGCCACCCGGTCAACCTCGGCCAGGGCGCTGCCCTGCAGACGGGCCTCAAGTACGCCCTCACCCAGCCCGGCGCCCGCTACTTCGCGACCTTCGACGCGGACGGGCAGCACCAGACGCACGACGTCGAGAAGATGGTCCGGGTGCTGCGCGACGACGAGGCCGACGTGGTCCTCGGCTCGCGCTTCATCGAGCAGAACGGCCAGGTGCCGTGGATCAAGCGCGTCGTGCTGCGCACGGCCGCGTCGGTCAGCCCGACCGCCCGCAAGCTGAAGCTCACCGACTCGCACAACGGCCTGCGCGTGCTCAGCCGCAAGGCCGCCGAGCAGCTGAACATCACCATGAACGGCATGGCGCACGCGTCGGAGATCGTCGGTTTCCTGGCCGGTTCCGGCCTGCGCGTCACCGAGGTCCCCGTCGACATCCTCTACACCGAGTACTCGCGCGCCAAGGGGCAGTCCCTGATCAACGGCGTCAACATCATCTTTGACATCACGATGCGGGAGCGAAGCCGCTGA
- the rfbD gene encoding dTDP-4-dehydrorhamnose reductase, with protein MRTNSFAGRWLVTGAAGMLGQDVLTVLKRAGIEAVGLGRADLDITDPAAVRAAVEGVTVVVNCAAWTDVDGAETAEEAATAVNGTGVRVLAEACAAAHVRLLHVSTDYVLPGDASEPYREDTATGPVNAYGRSKLVGEQAVAELLPQDGYVVRTAWLYGEHGPNFVATMLKLAAQRDTLDVVDDQHGQPTWSLALARQLVELGLAALKGHAMGGIYHGTASGRTTWMGLARETYRLSGLDPERIRPTTSAAFVRPAVRPAFSVLAHDHWDDAGLAPLADWREQLAEALAAPAFTALADAARNGSTNGSTG; from the coding sequence GTGAGGACCAACTCGTTCGCCGGCCGCTGGCTCGTCACCGGCGCCGCCGGGATGCTCGGCCAGGACGTCCTGACCGTCCTGAAGCGCGCCGGCATCGAGGCCGTGGGCCTGGGCCGCGCCGACCTCGACATCACCGACCCGGCCGCCGTCCGCGCGGCGGTCGAGGGCGTCACCGTGGTCGTCAACTGCGCCGCCTGGACCGACGTGGACGGCGCCGAGACCGCCGAGGAAGCCGCCACCGCCGTCAACGGCACCGGCGTACGCGTCCTCGCCGAGGCCTGCGCGGCCGCCCATGTGCGCCTGCTGCACGTCTCCACCGACTACGTGCTGCCCGGCGACGCCTCGGAGCCGTACCGTGAGGACACCGCCACCGGGCCCGTGAACGCGTACGGCCGCTCCAAGCTGGTCGGCGAGCAGGCCGTGGCCGAACTGCTGCCGCAGGACGGCTACGTGGTCCGCACCGCCTGGCTCTACGGCGAGCACGGGCCGAACTTCGTCGCCACCATGCTGAAGCTGGCCGCCCAGCGGGACACCCTCGACGTGGTCGACGACCAGCACGGCCAGCCCACCTGGTCCCTCGCGCTGGCCCGACAGCTGGTCGAGCTCGGCCTGGCCGCGCTCAAGGGCCATGCCATGGGCGGGATCTACCACGGCACCGCGAGCGGCCGGACCACCTGGATGGGGCTCGCCCGCGAGACCTACCGGCTGAGCGGGCTCGACCCGGAGCGGATCCGGCCGACCACCTCCGCCGCGTTCGTCCGCCCGGCCGTCCGCCCCGCGTTCAGCGTGCTCGCGCACGACCACTGGGACGACGCGGGCCTGGCCCCGCTCGCCGACTGGCGCGAGCAGCTCGCCGAGGCGCTCGCCGCCCCCGCGTTCACTGCGCTGGCCGACGCGGCCAGGAACGGCAGTACGAACGGCAGTACGGGATGA